From a single Micromonas commoda chromosome 5, complete sequence genomic region:
- a CDS encoding predicted protein, which yields MDGCFDLAHFGHANALRLAKACGDELVVGLVPDDEIRRCKGPPVLNEDERRAVVESFRWVDEIIFDVPYDINPEFMQTLWRKHRIDYIVHGDDPCLLPDGTDAYAAPKKEGRFMTIKRTEGVSTTDIVGRMLAASQQTRRGFLSPRKSGGSDKGGNESGEKLSHFCTTSRRVAQFSGGGGKPIPPGARVVYVHGAFDMFHAGHVHLLEAAKELGDYVLVGVHEDEAVRSRRGASHPILNQQERSLGAMACRHADEVIMGVPDEVTRDLIATFNVAAVVAEEPCAPALADTPADPNRVPREMGIFREVAKGTARGADLTTATIIQRVADDRAAYEERNARKGKAEENYYSLKRKGEVDKAEERGA from the coding sequence ATGGACGGTTGCTTCGACCTCGCGCACTTCGGCCACGCCAACGCCCTACGTCTGGCCAAGgcgtgcggcgacgagctcgtcgtcggcctcgtccccgacgacgagattCGTCGGTGCAAGGGTCCCCCGGTGCTGAACGAGGACGAACGtcgcgcggtggtggagaGCTTCCGATGGGTGGATGAGATAATCTTCGACGTTCCGTATGATATCAACCCCGAGTTCATGCAGACGCTGTGGCGCAAGCACCGCATAGACTACATCGTCCACGGGGATGATCCTTGCCTCCTtcccgacggcaccgacgcgtacgcggcaCCCAAGAAGGAGGGAAGGTTCATGACCATCAAGCGCACGGAGGGGGTGTCGACGACGGATATCGTCGGGaggatgctcgcggcgagccagCAGACCCGGCGCGGCTTCCTCAGCCCGAGGAAGAGCGGCGGGTCGGACAAGGGCGGCAACGAGTCCGGCGAGAAGCTGTCGCACTTCTGCACGACGAGCCGGAGGGTGGCGCAgttcagcggcggcgggggtaaACCCATCCCGCCAGGCGCCCGTGTCGTGTACGTTCACGGTGCGTTCGACATGTTCCACGCGGGCCACGTCCACCTTCTCGAGGCTGCGAAGGAGCTCGGGGACTATGTCCTGGTGGGGGTGCACGAGGACGAAGCCGTTCGGTCCCGCCGGGGCGCGTCGCACCCGATACTGAACCAGCAGGAGCGTTCCctgggcgcgatggcgtgcAGACACGCGGATGAAGTCATCATGGGCGTCCCGGATGAGGTGACGCGTGATCTCATCGCCACGttcaacgtcgccgccgtcgtcgcggaggagccgtgcgcgccggcgctggcggacaCCCCAGCCGATCCAAACCGCGTGCCCAGGGAGATGGGAATCTTCAGGGAGGTTGCCAAGGGtaccgcgaggggcgcggacctgaccacggcgacgatcaTACAGCGGGTGGCGGACGACAGGGCCGCGTACGAGGAGAGGAACGCGAGGAAGGGCAAGGCTGAGGAGAATTATTATTCGCTCAAGAGGAAAGGGGAGGTGgacaaggcggaggagaggggAGCTTAG
- a CDS encoding predicted protein produces the protein MYVVYLVWAYTPEDVLVRLGVTYYPDKYWALAVPCWICVLVLYGAWMYEGVNMMSVRNLDDPDLIAEENGFIGSEADEPDLPGSVPSMRDTPVEEVNRVLFLTKGRRVRTRRVGEKR, from the coding sequence ATGTATGTCGTATATTTGGTGTGGGCGTACACCCCGGAGGACGTCCTGGTGCGACTGGGCGTGACCTACTATCCGGACAAGTATTGGGCACTTGCTGTTCCATGTTGGATCTGCGTGCTCGTGCTGTACGGCGCGTGGATGTACGAGGGAGTGAACATGATGAGCGTCAGGAACCTGGACGACCCGGATCTGATCGCGGAGGAAAATGGGTTCATCGGGAGCGAGGCGGACGAACCCGACTTGCCGGGGTCGGTACCTTCCATGAGGGACAcgcccgtcgaggaggtgaaCAGAGTCCTGTTCCTGACGAAGGGCAGGCGGGTCAGAACGCGACGGGTGGGTGAGAAGCGGTGA